A single Equus quagga isolate Etosha38 chromosome 8, UCLA_HA_Equagga_1.0, whole genome shotgun sequence DNA region contains:
- the CPA2 gene encoding LOW QUALITY PROTEIN: carboxypeptidase A2 (The sequence of the model RefSeq protein was modified relative to this genomic sequence to represent the inferred CDS: substituted 4 bases at 4 genomic stop codons): protein MRLILFFGALFGYTYCRQTFVGHQILEMIPRNEEQIKNLTELEAEEHLQGSLDFXKSPTIPGEIAHVRVPFSSIQAVKSFLESQETPYSVTIEDVQALLVKENEEMLFNLKTRERNGNFNFEAYHTFKEISEELDNLVAEHPGLLSKVNIGYSFEKRPLSVLKIHSTGGHKRAFWINAGIHGREWITQATALWTANQIASDYGNDPSLTSILDAVDIFLLPVANPDGYVFSQTKNRMWXKTWSKIPDRDCVGVDLNRNWDAHFGGPGASNDPCSHGYHGPSANSEVEVKSIVDLIKRHGNFKAFITLHSYSQLLVFPYGYTCSRPDNFNELNEVAPKAAHLXEAXMAPYKVGPMCSIVYQASGGSIDWACDFGIKYSFAFELRDTGCYGFLLPADQILPTAKETWLGLKTILEHVRDHPY from the exons ATGAGGTTGATCCTGTTTTTTGGTGCCCTTTTTGGGTATACCTACTGTCGACAGACATTTGTGGG ACACCAAATTCTTGAGATGATACCAAGgaatgaagaacaaataaaaaatctgaCGGAACTGGAGGCTGAAGAACATCTTCAGGGATCT CTTGACTTCTGAAAGTCACCCACCATCCCAGGGGAGATAGCCCATGTCCGAGTTCCCTTTTCCAGCATCCAGGCAGTCAAAAGTTTCTTGGAGTCCCAAGAAACGCCTTATTCTGTCACGATTGAAGATGTTCAG GCTCTCTTGgtcaaagagaatgaagaaatgtTATTTAATCTTAAGACAAGAGAACGGAATGGTAACTTCAACTTTGAGGCTTATCATACCTTCAAAGAG ATTTCCGAAGAATTGGATAACCTCGTTGCTGAGCACCCTGGTCTACTGAGCAAAGTGAATATTGGCTATTCTTTCGAAAAGCGGCCCCTGAGCGTGCTCAAGATACACAG CACCGGAGGACACAAGCGGGCCTTCTGGATAAATGCCGGAATCCATGGTCGAGAGTGGATTACTCAAGCTACTGCATTGTGGACAGCAAATCAG ATTGCCTCTGATTATGGAAATGATCCATCTCTTACTTCCATTTTGGACGCAGTGGATATCTTCCTGCTGCCGGTCGCAAACCCTGATGGATATGTGTTCTCTCAAACCAAA aatcGTATGTGGTAGAAGACCTGGTCCAAGATACCTGACAGAGACTGTGTTGGTGTCGATCTTAACCGGAACTGGGACGCACATTTTGGAG GACCTGGAGCCAGCAATGACCCCTGCTCTCATGGATACCACGGACCCAGTGCCAACTCTGAAGTTGAAGTGAAATCCATAGTGGATCTCATCAAGAGGCATGGAAACTTCAAGGCCTTCATTACCCTCCACAGCTACTCCCAGCTGCTGGTGTTCCCCTATGGGTATACATGTAGCAGGCCAGATAACTTTAATGAGCTG AATGAAGTGGCCCCAAAGGCTGCCCATCTTTGAGAAGCCTGAATGGCACCGTATAAAGTGGGACCTATGTGCTCAATTGTCT ACCAAGCCAGTGGAGGAAGCATCGACTGGGCCTGTGACTTTGGCATCAAATACTCATTTGCCTTTGAACTGAGAGACACGGGTTGCTATGGCTTCCTCCTGCCTGCCGATCAGATCTTGCCCACAGCCAAAGAAACCTGGCTTGGTTTGAAGACAATCCTGGAGCATGTGCGAGACCACCCCTATTAG